A single Atopobiaceae bacterium DNA region contains:
- a CDS encoding nitroreductase family protein has protein sequence MEYLDAIQHRRSYYMLDDTSPISDGQIEKIIGHCLTYVPSAFHSETARVVALFGESHARLWKIVEDTLRARVPPERFGSTEAKLKGFAAGHATLLFFEEQETVEALQAQFPTYADNFPLWSQQASGMVQHAVWCALEAEGLGANIQHYNPLIDEQVAAEFDVPSSWRLISQMVVGMPTAEPGPLEYKPLDERLVVKH, from the coding sequence ATGGAATACCTGGACGCTATCCAGCATCGTCGGAGCTACTACATGTTGGATGACACGTCTCCCATCTCGGATGGGCAGATCGAGAAGATCATCGGACATTGCCTCACCTATGTCCCGTCGGCCTTCCACAGCGAGACCGCCCGCGTGGTGGCCCTCTTCGGAGAGTCCCATGCCCGCCTGTGGAAGATCGTGGAGGACACCTTGCGCGCCCGCGTGCCGCCTGAGAGGTTCGGCAGTACGGAAGCCAAGCTCAAGGGATTCGCTGCGGGCCACGCGACGCTCCTCTTCTTCGAGGAGCAGGAGACCGTGGAGGCGCTGCAGGCGCAGTTCCCCACCTATGCCGACAACTTCCCGCTCTGGTCGCAGCAGGCGAGCGGCATGGTGCAGCATGCCGTCTGGTGCGCCCTCGAGGCCGAGGGGCTGGGCGCGAACATCCAGCACTACAACCCGCTCATCGACGAGCAGGTGGCCGCCGAGTTCGACGTGCCGTCAAGCTGGAGGCTGATCAGCCAGATGGTCGTCGGCATGCCTACGGCC
- a CDS encoding flavin reductase, with protein MDKTAFFKFSYGVYVVSADDGEHVGACLVNTGCQLTSDPYQVMVCVNKENFTASVIQNAGHFALTVLSEKATMDYVGTFGFKSSETVDKYDGLEVDTSTLFDPYCPQNACAVMSCAVVNTLDVGTHIVFVGEVCEAKVLSNDKPMTYDYYHTVLRGKTPPKASAYVEGADASEQPAAATAGGALHHFRCTVCGYVYETPDEELPADFTCPLCGVGPDKFEKVD; from the coding sequence ATGGACAAGACCGCGTTCTTCAAGTTCAGCTACGGCGTCTACGTCGTCTCGGCGGACGACGGCGAGCATGTGGGGGCATGCCTGGTCAACACCGGCTGCCAGCTCACGAGCGACCCCTACCAGGTCATGGTCTGCGTCAACAAGGAGAACTTCACGGCGAGCGTCATCCAGAACGCCGGCCACTTCGCCCTCACGGTCTTGTCCGAGAAGGCCACGATGGACTATGTGGGCACCTTCGGCTTCAAGTCGTCCGAGACGGTGGACAAGTACGACGGCCTCGAGGTCGACACCTCGACCCTGTTCGACCCGTACTGTCCGCAGAACGCCTGCGCCGTCATGTCGTGCGCCGTGGTGAACACGTTGGACGTCGGCACGCACATCGTCTTCGTGGGCGAGGTCTGCGAGGCCAAGGTCCTCTCGAACGACAAGCCCATGACGTACGACTACTACCACACGGTCCTGCGCGGCAAGACCCCGCCCAAGGCCAGCGCCTACGTGGAAGGCGCCGACGCCTCCGAGCAGCCGGCGGCAGCCACCGCGGGCGGGGCGCTCCACCACTTCCGCTGCACCGTGTGCGGCTACGTCTACGAGACTCCCGACGAGGAGCTCCCTGCGGACTTCACCTGCCCGCTCTGTGGCGTCGGCCCCGACAAGTTCGAGAAGGTCGACTAG
- the smpB gene encoding SsrA-binding protein SmpB has protein sequence MPRRERKTIARNRSARHEYFIDETFEAGIELTGTEVRSLRERACQITDAFCLVRGGQCWLHGVHIPPFSHGNIANGDPDRKRRLLLHRHQIDYLDGKLRTKGMALVPLELFFDDHNRVKLIIGLAKGKKLYDKRDDMAKRDAQRDIARALKEHNR, from the coding sequence ATGCCCAGGCGTGAGCGCAAGACCATCGCGCGCAACCGGTCCGCCCGGCACGAGTACTTCATCGACGAGACGTTCGAGGCGGGCATCGAGCTCACGGGGACCGAGGTCAGGAGCCTACGCGAGCGTGCCTGCCAGATCACGGACGCGTTCTGCCTCGTCCGCGGCGGCCAGTGCTGGCTCCATGGGGTCCACATCCCGCCGTTCAGCCATGGCAACATCGCCAACGGCGACCCCGACCGCAAGCGGCGCCTGCTCCTGCACCGCCACCAGATCGACTACCTCGACGGCAAGCTCCGCACCAAGGGCATGGCGCTGGTGCCGCTCGAGCTGTTCTTTGACGACCACAACCGAGTGAAGCTCATCATCGGCCTCGCAAAGGGTAAGAAGCTGTACGACAAGCGCGATGACATGGCCAAGCGTGACGCGCAGCGCGACATCGCGCGTGCCCTCAAGGAGCACAACCGGTAA
- the rnr gene encoding ribonuclease R yields MTLTGTLHVQRADSATVETPEGTYRIARGGLREGMNGDVVGVSITRQRGEEPQAYVQSVLQRAVTTFLATFGVAGPLGVCVPLDERIRRDFFVLPEDTSPARHDVAEGDVVVARIECYPKRREAGVATVERRVGSSTELDMGVEGVIASYDLPTAFPDRVLEQASGLTSDLRSALAEKGRADLRDVPCVTIDPATARDFDDAISCRHLAHGGYELGVHIADVTHYLAWDTPMDDEARARTCSVYLADRVIPMLPERLSCDLCSLVPGEDRLAMSVTLRLTEAGEVAYAHATPSVIRSHARLDYDLVDRLLEGKATPSDLPCDEGFADALAEELAAADELAAKRRAIRHERGSIDFDSQEAKVTLGEGGHPTGVVVRSQTRATSLVEEAMLLANEAVAEMLDEAQYPAAFRVHEAPSPDALASILPLLRELDLASGDELERVHAGNAQAIQGVLARAKGTPGEYVASTLLLRSMKRAIYLPHNDGHYALGADAYCHFTSPIRRYPDVIVHRALKALLAGKALTPGEDGCQGLLPQLCRTCSDRERIADAAERASQKVKMAELYLEHVGEDADGLVVGCERFGLFVRLDDTCAEGLLPVRGLGEEWFSYDEERMSLTGESSGDVWRVGQRIRVTVAGCKPVRGQIDFTLAHGYKKA; encoded by the coding sequence ATGACCCTCACGGGCACGCTCCACGTGCAACGTGCCGACTCGGCCACGGTCGAGACCCCCGAGGGCACCTACCGCATCGCGCGCGGCGGCCTTCGCGAGGGGATGAACGGCGACGTGGTGGGTGTGAGCATCACGCGCCAGCGCGGAGAGGAACCGCAGGCCTACGTGCAGTCCGTGCTGCAACGGGCGGTCACGACCTTCCTGGCCACCTTCGGCGTGGCTGGCCCCCTCGGCGTCTGCGTGCCCCTTGACGAGCGAATCCGTCGCGACTTCTTCGTCCTGCCCGAGGACACCTCGCCGGCACGCCATGACGTGGCCGAGGGCGACGTGGTCGTGGCCCGCATCGAGTGCTATCCCAAGCGACGCGAGGCAGGCGTGGCCACGGTCGAGCGGCGGGTGGGTTCGTCGACCGAGCTCGACATGGGCGTCGAGGGCGTCATCGCCTCATATGACCTCCCCACGGCCTTCCCCGACCGCGTGCTCGAGCAAGCCTCTGGGCTTACGTCGGACCTGAGGTCGGCGCTCGCGGAGAAGGGCCGTGCAGACCTGCGCGACGTGCCGTGCGTCACCATCGACCCGGCGACGGCGCGCGACTTCGATGACGCCATATCTTGCCGTCACCTCGCGCACGGCGGCTACGAGCTGGGCGTCCATATCGCGGACGTGACCCACTACCTCGCATGGGACACCCCCATGGACGACGAGGCACGTGCCCGTACCTGCTCGGTCTACCTGGCAGACCGCGTGATTCCCATGCTTCCCGAGCGCCTCTCGTGCGACCTGTGCTCGCTCGTGCCAGGCGAGGACCGCCTGGCGATGAGCGTGACGCTGCGCCTCACCGAGGCCGGCGAGGTCGCCTATGCGCATGCGACCCCATCCGTCATCCGCTCGCATGCCCGTCTCGACTATGACCTCGTCGACCGGCTGCTCGAGGGCAAGGCGACGCCTTCCGACCTGCCGTGCGACGAGGGGTTCGCAGATGCGCTTGCCGAGGAGCTTGCCGCGGCGGACGAGCTGGCCGCCAAGCGTCGTGCGATCCGTCACGAGCGCGGCTCCATCGACTTCGACTCGCAGGAGGCCAAGGTCACGCTCGGCGAGGGCGGGCATCCCACCGGCGTCGTGGTCCGCAGCCAGACGCGGGCGACCTCCCTCGTGGAGGAGGCGATGCTGCTGGCCAACGAGGCGGTGGCGGAGATGCTCGACGAGGCCCAGTACCCGGCCGCGTTCCGCGTGCACGAGGCGCCGAGCCCCGATGCCCTCGCCTCCATCCTCCCGCTGCTCCGGGAGCTCGACCTCGCGAGCGGGGACGAGCTGGAGCGCGTGCATGCGGGCAATGCCCAGGCGATCCAGGGCGTGCTCGCGCGCGCCAAGGGGACGCCGGGCGAGTACGTGGCATCGACCCTGCTGCTCCGCTCCATGAAACGTGCCATCTACCTGCCACACAACGACGGCCACTATGCCCTGGGCGCCGACGCATACTGCCACTTCACCTCGCCCATCAGGCGCTATCCGGACGTCATCGTGCACCGCGCCCTGAAGGCCCTTCTCGCCGGAAAGGCCTTGACGCCGGGTGAGGACGGCTGCCAGGGGCTGCTCCCGCAGCTCTGCCGCACCTGCTCGGACCGCGAGCGCATCGCGGACGCCGCCGAGCGTGCCTCGCAGAAGGTCAAGATGGCCGAGCTCTATCTCGAGCACGTGGGAGAGGACGCGGACGGCCTCGTGGTGGGTTGCGAGCGTTTCGGCCTCTTCGTGCGCCTCGACGACACCTGCGCCGAGGGGCTCCTCCCCGTGCGCGGCCTCGGCGAGGAGTGGTTCTCGTACGACGAGGAGAGGATGAGCCTCACGGGCGAGTCGAGCGGCGACGTCTGGCGTGTGGGCCAGCGCATCCGCGTGACGGTCGCCGGATGCAAGCCCGTGCGCGGCCAGATCGACTTCACGCTCGCCCATGGGTACAAGAAGGCGTGA
- the ftsX gene encoding permease-like cell division protein FtsX encodes MAPSNFGYSLREAGHHFHRNFGTFFGAVVTIFLSLFIIGLFIMASALINSMVSGVEDQVTIQAFLSDDAAQSDVDNLQSEVEGWNNVESVTYKSKDEALEEYKETMSNKNASDAVAALDGQNPVPASLVIKLNDPQQVESVANKLIDDDGFAKVADDANDLSSSVQYGQQTVEKLFSVTNYIRIIAVVLVLLLTFVAFVFINNTIRLAITARRREIAIERLVGASNSFIRGPFIMEGVLEALFGAVLAIVGIELIRQLLLPRLANSLQFLSFELSTSTMLITYGLLIVIGLVIGFFGSAIAMRRYLKV; translated from the coding sequence ATGGCGCCCTCTAATTTCGGCTACTCGCTCCGCGAGGCGGGGCATCACTTCCACCGCAACTTCGGCACCTTCTTCGGCGCGGTGGTCACGATCTTCCTGTCACTGTTCATCATCGGGCTCTTCATCATGGCCTCGGCCCTCATCAACAGCATGGTGAGCGGCGTCGAGGACCAGGTCACCATCCAGGCGTTCCTCTCCGACGACGCGGCCCAGTCCGACGTCGACAACCTCCAGTCAGAGGTCGAGGGCTGGAACAACGTCGAGTCCGTCACCTACAAGAGCAAGGACGAGGCCCTCGAGGAGTACAAGGAGACGATGTCGAACAAGAACGCGTCCGACGCCGTCGCTGCGCTCGACGGGCAGAACCCCGTTCCTGCTTCGCTCGTCATCAAGCTCAACGATCCCCAGCAGGTCGAGTCCGTGGCCAACAAGCTCATCGACGACGACGGCTTCGCCAAGGTCGCCGATGACGCGAACGACCTCAGCTCCTCCGTGCAGTACGGCCAGCAGACCGTCGAGAAGCTCTTCAGCGTGACCAACTACATCCGCATCATCGCGGTCGTGCTCGTGCTTCTCCTCACCTTCGTGGCCTTCGTGTTCATCAACAACACGATCCGCCTGGCCATCACGGCACGTCGTCGCGAGATCGCCATCGAGCGCCTGGTCGGCGCGTCCAACAGCTTCATCCGCGGGCCCTTCATCATGGAGGGCGTGCTCGAGGCCCTCTTCGGCGCGGTCCTGGCCATCGTGGGCATCGAGCTCATCCGTCAGCTCCTGCTGCCGAGGCTCGCCAACAGCCTGCAGTTCCTCTCGTTCGAGCTCTCGACCTCGACGATGCTCATCACCTACGGGCTGCTCATCGTCATCGGCCTCGTCATCGGCTTCTTCGGTTCCGCCATCGCCATGAGGCGCTACCTCAAGGTGTAG
- the ftsE gene encoding cell division ATP-binding protein FtsE, which produces MANHFRSSERQDETADMPPQEEQPSSTSDEAQASSVPDSLVDQIMAEAPVADDPTPAQDVPAVPEAPVEQTMTSQPARTSSIPDPMAPAAPTPDADPFAGAQAVVPTTASVPADPTTQPGYTSVFAPLSDDSQPVARDGRPTISLRDVTMVYPAQPNKPALQDVAVDIYAGEFVFLVGHSGSGKSTFLKLLTREVKATKGEVIVAGKDLTKMRNSKVPFLRRQIGSVFQDFKLLQDKTIYENVAFALECIGKPRSVIKAQVPEALRLVGLGDKLDVFPDQLSGGEQQRVSVARAMVNRPPLLVCDEPTGNLDPAISLGIMKLLERINRTGTTVIMATHDREMVDSMRKRVIALEAGHVVRDQEKGGYGYYGAL; this is translated from the coding sequence GTGGCCAACCACTTCCGCAGCAGCGAGCGACAGGACGAGACGGCCGACATGCCGCCCCAGGAGGAGCAGCCGTCATCGACATCAGATGAGGCACAGGCATCCTCCGTCCCAGATTCCCTCGTTGACCAGATCATGGCCGAGGCACCGGTCGCAGATGACCCCACCCCTGCCCAGGACGTACCTGCCGTCCCCGAGGCTCCCGTCGAGCAGACGATGACCTCCCAGCCGGCACGCACCTCGTCCATCCCCGATCCCATGGCACCCGCCGCCCCCACGCCTGACGCGGACCCGTTCGCAGGTGCCCAGGCCGTCGTGCCCACGACCGCCTCCGTCCCGGCTGACCCTACGACCCAGCCCGGGTACACGAGCGTCTTCGCACCCCTCTCCGACGACTCTCAGCCGGTCGCCCGTGACGGTCGGCCCACCATCTCGCTGCGCGACGTCACCATGGTCTATCCCGCGCAGCCCAACAAGCCCGCCCTCCAGGACGTCGCCGTCGACATCTATGCCGGCGAGTTCGTGTTCCTCGTGGGCCACTCGGGCTCGGGCAAGTCGACCTTCCTGAAGCTCCTCACCCGTGAGGTCAAGGCCACCAAGGGCGAGGTCATCGTCGCTGGCAAGGACCTCACCAAGATGCGCAACAGCAAGGTCCCGTTCCTGCGTCGCCAGATCGGCTCCGTCTTCCAGGACTTCAAGCTCCTCCAGGACAAGACCATCTACGAGAACGTCGCCTTCGCCCTCGAGTGCATCGGCAAGCCTCGCTCGGTCATCAAGGCCCAGGTCCCCGAGGCGCTCCGCCTCGTCGGACTGGGTGACAAGCTCGACGTGTTCCCCGACCAGCTCTCTGGCGGCGAGCAGCAGCGTGTCTCCGTGGCCCGTGCCATGGTGAACCGTCCGCCGCTGCTCGTCTGCGACGAGCCCACGGGCAACCTCGACCCTGCCATCTCGCTCGGCATCATGAAGCTGCTCGAGCGCATCAACCGTACCGGTACCACCGTGATCATGGCCACGCACGACCGCGAGATGGTCGACTCCATGCGCAAGCGCGTCATCGCGCTCGAGGCCGGTCACGTGGTCCGCGACCAGGAGAAGGGAGGCTACGGCTACTATGGCGCCCTCTAA
- a CDS encoding transketolase family protein — MAKRATREAYGETLVELVEEGLDVVAVDADLAGSTKTAVLGKAYPDRLVDVGIAEQDMMDVAAGLSLTGRIAFTGSFAVFGTGRNYDQIRNTVVDSGLNVKVCPTHAGITVGEDGATHEMLEDIGLMRGLPGMRVLVPADFNAAKAAIRLAATTPGPVYVRMGRHKVPEVYGSDFKGGLPYAGVLREGTDVTLAACGVEVACAMDAAELLAAEGISAEVVDVFSVEPLDEDVILASAAKTGHVVTCEEHSVATGMGAAVAELLSTKAPLPMRMVGMRTFGTSAPADVLLEHFGLDGAGIAKQVKDFLA; from the coding sequence ATGGCTAAGAGGGCTACGCGTGAGGCCTATGGCGAGACGCTCGTCGAGCTCGTCGAGGAGGGCCTGGACGTGGTGGCGGTCGACGCCGACCTTGCCGGCTCCACCAAGACGGCAGTGCTCGGCAAGGCCTATCCCGACCGTCTCGTCGACGTCGGCATCGCCGAGCAGGACATGATGGACGTGGCCGCGGGCCTGTCCCTCACGGGACGCATCGCGTTCACCGGCAGCTTCGCCGTCTTCGGCACCGGCCGCAACTATGACCAGATCAGGAACACCGTGGTCGACTCCGGCCTCAACGTGAAGGTATGCCCCACGCATGCCGGCATCACGGTGGGCGAGGACGGTGCCACCCACGAGATGCTCGAGGACATCGGGCTCATGCGCGGGCTCCCCGGCATGAGGGTGCTCGTGCCCGCCGACTTCAACGCCGCCAAGGCCGCGATCCGCCTGGCCGCGACCACGCCGGGACCGGTCTACGTGCGCATGGGGCGCCATAAGGTGCCCGAGGTCTATGGCTCCGACTTCAAGGGCGGCCTGCCCTATGCGGGCGTGCTCCGCGAAGGCACCGACGTCACGCTCGCCGCCTGTGGCGTGGAGGTCGCCTGCGCGATGGACGCTGCCGAGCTGCTCGCGGCCGAGGGCATCTCCGCCGAGGTCGTCGACGTGTTCTCCGTCGAGCCGCTGGACGAGGACGTCATCCTCGCGAGCGCGGCCAAGACCGGGCATGTCGTCACCTGCGAGGAGCACTCCGTGGCTACGGGCATGGGGGCCGCGGTGGCCGAGCTCCTCTCGACCAAGGCCCCGCTGCCGATGCGCATGGTGGGCATGCGGACCTTCGGTACCTCCGCGCCGGCAGACGTGCTTCTCGAGCACTTCGGCCTCGACGGTGCCGGCATCGCCAAGCAGGTCAAGGACTTCCTGGCATAG
- a CDS encoding transketolase yields MNTTQPPCSPGQIRLIANAMRHDVITELEASKSGHPGGSLSAADIVATLFFSGLMKYDPKQPDDHSQDHFILSKGHAAPVLYAAFHQLGWLTDDDMLTLRQLGSKLQGHPDAHACPGVEVCSGSLGQGLSVSTGIALGLKMDAKRDGTDPHHVFCVLGDGEMQEGSNWEALMFAASRGLDNIVAFLDLNNLQIDGHVTDVCTLGDVDAKLTAFGWSVQHIDGHDVDAIEAATSAALAHTGNPSIVVCDTIKGKGVSFMEDQQGWHGVAPDHDQAAAAIAELDAQLEELEKEVDNG; encoded by the coding sequence ATGAACACTACCCAACCACCGTGCTCGCCTGGGCAGATCAGGCTCATCGCCAACGCGATGCGGCACGACGTCATCACCGAGCTCGAGGCCTCCAAGTCGGGGCATCCCGGTGGAAGCCTCTCTGCCGCCGACATCGTGGCCACGCTGTTCTTCTCGGGACTCATGAAGTACGACCCCAAGCAGCCTGACGACCACTCGCAGGACCACTTCATCCTCTCGAAGGGCCACGCGGCACCGGTCCTCTATGCCGCGTTTCACCAGCTCGGCTGGCTCACGGACGACGACATGCTGACCCTGCGCCAGCTCGGCTCCAAGCTGCAGGGCCATCCGGACGCCCACGCCTGCCCCGGCGTCGAGGTCTGCTCGGGCAGCCTCGGCCAGGGGCTCTCGGTCTCGACCGGCATCGCCCTCGGGCTCAAGATGGATGCCAAGCGCGATGGCACCGACCCCCACCACGTGTTCTGCGTCCTCGGTGACGGCGAGATGCAGGAGGGCTCCAACTGGGAGGCCCTCATGTTCGCGGCGTCGCGCGGGCTCGACAACATCGTGGCCTTCCTCGACCTCAACAACCTGCAGATCGACGGTCATGTCACCGACGTCTGCACCCTGGGCGACGTCGATGCCAAGCTCACCGCCTTCGGCTGGAGCGTCCAGCACATCGACGGCCACGACGTCGACGCCATCGAGGCGGCCACGTCGGCGGCGCTCGCCCATACGGGCAACCCCTCCATCGTGGTGTGCGACACCATCAAGGGCAAGGGCGTCTCGTTCATGGAGGACCAGCAGGGCTGGCACGGCGTGGCCCCCGACCACGACCAGGCCGCCGCAGCGATAGCCGAGCTCGACGCCCAGTTGGAAGAGCTCGAGAAGGAGGTCGACAATGGCTAA
- the fsa gene encoding fructose-6-phosphate aldolase, whose product MKFFIDTADLDEISEAMSWGVLSGVTTNPSLYCKTGGKLADFEAHMGKICKICEGLPVSAESTAKTAKAMIAEGEHLHEIAPNIVVKLPVCTDGLAATHALAQEGIPVNMTLVFSAPQALLAARAGARYVSPFVGRFDDIGEDGIEELATIVQCIHNYDFGHEVEIITASVRTPNHVTQAALMGADIATVPFGALGKCIKHPLTDQGLERFDADWKKVVEG is encoded by the coding sequence ATGAAGTTCTTCATTGACACGGCAGACCTTGATGAGATCTCGGAGGCCATGAGCTGGGGTGTCCTCTCAGGCGTCACCACCAACCCGAGCCTGTACTGCAAGACGGGCGGCAAGCTGGCCGACTTCGAGGCTCACATGGGCAAGATCTGCAAGATCTGCGAGGGACTTCCCGTCTCGGCCGAGTCCACCGCCAAGACCGCCAAGGCCATGATCGCCGAGGGCGAGCACCTGCACGAGATCGCCCCCAACATCGTCGTCAAGCTGCCGGTCTGCACCGATGGCCTCGCTGCCACGCACGCGCTCGCCCAGGAGGGCATCCCCGTCAACATGACGCTGGTCTTCTCGGCACCCCAGGCCCTGCTCGCGGCTCGTGCCGGTGCCCGCTACGTGAGCCCGTTCGTCGGCCGCTTCGATGACATCGGCGAGGACGGCATCGAGGAGCTCGCCACCATCGTGCAGTGCATCCACAACTATGACTTCGGGCACGAGGTCGAGATCATCACCGCCTCCGTGCGCACCCCCAACCATGTCACGCAGGCCGCCCTCATGGGTGCCGACATCGCCACCGTCCCGTTCGGCGCCCTCGGCAAGTGCATCAAGCACCCGCTCACCGACCAGGGTCTCGAGAGGTTCGACGCCGACTGGAAGAAGGTCGTCGAGGGGTAA
- a CDS encoding L-ribulose-5-phosphate 3-epimerase → MRTTARGREGESMGGACMSEQYLLGMYEKALPAELGWSERLSEARKAGFDYVEMSIDETDERLTRLDWSITQRRDLTHMMDETGVPVGSICLSGLRRFPFGHPDKDVRYRSLKVMGDTINLASDLGIRIIMIPGYDVYYEKASDETRVRFLQTLSRAVDMAAYAGVSLGFETMETPFMDTVGKAMHYVDLVDSPYLGVYPDLGNVSNACLATGESVAKDIRKGAGHIFAAHCKETSEGRYREVPYGTGTTDYEGSLLELARMGVRRYVAEFWYTGSEAWRDDAGFASTFVRRRIDAAFDEVLASATCVA, encoded by the coding sequence ATGCGTACTACGGCCAGAGGTAGGGAAGGCGAATCCATGGGAGGAGCGTGCATGAGCGAACAGTATCTTCTCGGCATGTATGAGAAGGCGCTCCCAGCCGAGCTTGGGTGGTCGGAGCGTCTTTCGGAAGCTCGTAAGGCCGGGTTTGACTATGTCGAGATGAGCATCGACGAGACCGATGAACGGCTGACGCGTCTTGACTGGAGCATTACGCAGAGGCGTGACCTTACCCATATGATGGACGAGACGGGGGTGCCCGTCGGCTCGATCTGCCTGTCTGGCCTCCGGCGCTTCCCCTTTGGGCACCCGGACAAGGACGTGAGGTACCGAAGCCTCAAGGTCATGGGGGACACCATCAACCTGGCTTCTGACCTTGGTATCAGGATCATCATGATTCCCGGCTATGACGTGTATTACGAGAAGGCGAGCGACGAGACGCGCGTTCGCTTCCTGCAGACGCTCTCGCGGGCAGTGGACATGGCGGCCTACGCAGGCGTGTCGCTTGGTTTCGAGACCATGGAGACGCCCTTCATGGACACGGTAGGTAAGGCCATGCACTACGTGGACCTTGTCGACAGTCCATATCTGGGGGTCTACCCCGATCTCGGCAACGTCTCGAACGCCTGCTTGGCTACGGGGGAGTCTGTTGCCAAGGACATCCGAAAGGGCGCTGGTCACATCTTTGCGGCTCACTGCAAGGAGACGAGCGAAGGACGCTATCGAGAGGTCCCCTATGGGACGGGGACCACTGATTACGAGGGCTCTCTCCTGGAGCTTGCTCGTATGGGGGTCCGTCGTTATGTCGCAGAGTTCTGGTATACGGGGAGTGAGGCCTGGCGTGATGACGCGGGCTTCGCATCTACCTTCGTAAGGCGTCGGATCGACGCCGCATTTGACGAGGTACTGGCATCTGCAACGTGTGTTGCCTAG
- a CDS encoding L-ribulose-5-phosphate 4-epimerase has protein sequence MLEELKQAVYEANMDLPAHGLVTFTWGNVSGVDRERGLFVIKPSGVAYDELTPDMMVVCDLDGNRVEGDLNPSSDTATHAVLYQAFGDVGGIVHTHSPWATSWAQAGRAIPCYGTTHADYFYGDIPCARNLTKAEIDEAYERNTGVLIAELFGEGGYDHVAVPAVLCKNHGPFAWGADPAEAVYHAVVLERVAEMACKTETINPRVKPAPQELQDKHYLRKHGPDAYYGQR, from the coding sequence ATGCTGGAGGAACTCAAGCAGGCCGTCTACGAGGCGAACATGGACCTGCCGGCCCACGGGCTGGTCACGTTCACGTGGGGCAACGTGTCCGGCGTCGACCGCGAGCGGGGCCTCTTCGTGATCAAGCCCTCCGGCGTCGCCTACGACGAGCTGACGCCCGACATGATGGTGGTGTGCGACCTCGACGGCAACCGCGTGGAGGGGGACCTCAACCCGAGCTCGGACACGGCGACCCATGCCGTGCTCTACCAGGCGTTCGGCGACGTGGGCGGCATCGTCCACACGCACTCGCCCTGGGCCACGTCCTGGGCGCAGGCGGGGCGCGCCATCCCGTGCTACGGCACCACGCACGCCGACTACTTCTACGGTGACATCCCCTGCGCCCGCAACCTCACCAAGGCCGAGATCGACGAGGCCTACGAGAGGAACACGGGCGTGCTGATCGCCGAGCTGTTCGGCGAGGGCGGCTACGACCACGTGGCGGTGCCGGCCGTGCTCTGCAAGAACCACGGCCCCTTCGCCTGGGGCGCCGACCCCGCCGAGGCCGTCTACCACGCCGTGGTCCTCGAGCGCGTGGCCGAGATGGCCTGCAAGACCGAGACCATCAACCCCCGCGTGAAGCCGGCGCCGCAGGAGCTCCAGGACAAGCACTACCTGCGCAAGCACGGGCCTGATGCGTACTACGGCCAGAGGTAG